In Tenrec ecaudatus isolate mTenEca1 chromosome 5, mTenEca1.hap1, whole genome shotgun sequence, the following are encoded in one genomic region:
- the LOC142449072 gene encoding histone H2B type 2-K1-like, with the protein MFSECSLLELTAVRQSVGAARRSRSRGISAEPELQQQQRPGGQRSCGAGGKKFKTRSRREDNYSMSSYKVLKQVHPDISTSSKAMSIMNSFVNDVVERLAAEATQLAQYSGSTTLTSREVQTAVRLLLPGEPAKHAVSEGTKAATKYISSK; encoded by the exons ATGTTCTCCGAATGTTCCCTTTTGGAACTCACAGCTGTTCG ACAGAGCGTTGGGGCTGCCAGGAGGAGCCGGAGTCGGGGGATCAGCGCTGAGCCTGAACTGCAGCAGCAGCAACGGCCTGGAGGACAAAGGAGCTGTGGTGCTGGGGGCAAGAAGTTCAAAACGCGTAGCCGCCGCGAAGACAACTACTCCATGTCTAGCTACAAGGTGCTCAAGCAGGTGCACCCTGACATCAGCACCTCCTCCAAGGCTATGAGCATCATGAACTCCTTTGTGAACGATGTGGTTGAGCGACTGGCAGCAGAGGCCACCCAGCTGGCCCAGTACTCCGGCAGTACGACCTTGACCTCCCGAGAAGTGCAGACGGCCGtgcgcctgctgctgcctggggaACCGGCCAAGCATGCTGTGTCTGAGGGCACCAAGGCCGCCACAAAGTACATCAGCTCCAAGTGA